A genomic window from Dama dama isolate Ldn47 chromosome 6, ASM3311817v1, whole genome shotgun sequence includes:
- the UTP3 gene encoding something about silencing protein 10, which translates to MVGRSGRRARGAAKWAAVRAKASRGPADENGEDLESPPSPGDSSYYQDKVDDFHEARYRAALAKGWSEIESGDEEDGDEEEEVLALDVADEDDEDEESEEGDDDDGGSSVQSETEASVDPSLSWGQRKKLYYDTDYGSKSRGRQTQQEVEEEEREEEEEAQLIQRRLAQALQEDDFGVTWVEAFAKPVPQVNEAETRVVKDLAKVSVKEKLKMLRKESPELLELIDDLKVKLTEMKDELEPLIQLVEQKIIPPGKGSQYLRTKYNLYLNYCSNISFYLILKARRVPAHGHPVIERLVTYRNLINKLSVVDQKLSSEIRHLLTLKGGAGKKALSLKAKSMKAKPKSVSETSAAALAVTDLSDDSDFDEEAALKYYKEMEEKQKLKRKKEENSTEEQALEDQNAKRAITYQIAKNRGLTPRRKKIDRNPRVKHREKFRKAKIRRRGQVREVRREEQRYTGELSGIRAGVKKSIKLK; encoded by the coding sequence CAAGTCGCGGCCCAGCGGACGAAAATGGAGAGGACTTAGAATCTCCACCCTCACCGGGGGACTCGAGCTACTACCAGGATAAGGTAGATGATTTCCATGAGGCCCGATATCGGGCCGCCTTGGCTAAAGGCTGGAGCGAAATAGAGAGTGGGGACGAGGAGGAtggcgatgaggaggaggaggtgctTGCCCTAGATGTTGCTGATGAGGACGATgaagatgaagaaagtgaggagGGTGACGATGATGATGGTGGGAGCTCCGTGCAGAGTGAGACTGAGGCTTCTGTGGATCCCAGTTTGTCGTGGGGTCAGAGGAAAAAACTTTACTACGACACGGACTATGGCTCCAAGTCCCGAGGCCGGCAGACTCAACAAGAAgtagaggaagaggagagagaggaggaggaggaggcacagCTCATTCAGCGGCGCTTAGCCCAAGCCCTGCAAGAGGACGATTTTGGAGTTACCTGGGTGGAGGCTTTTGCAAAACCAGTACCTCAGGTAAATGAGGCTGAGACACGTGTCGTGAAGGATTTGGCGAAAGTTTCCGTGAAAGAGAAGCTGAAAATGCTGCGAAAGGAATCTCCAGAGCTCTTGGAGCTGATAGACGACTTGAAAGTGAAGTTGACAGAGATGAAGGATGAGCTGGAGCCACTGATACAGTTAGTGGAGCAAAAGATCATCCCCCCGGGAAAAGGAAGCCAATACCTGAGGACCAAATACAATCTCTATTTGAACTACTGCTCCAACATTAGTTTTTATCTGATCCTGAAAGCTAGGAGAGTCCCTGCACATGGACATCCTGTCATTGAAAGGCTTGTTACCTACCGAAATTTGATCAACAAGTTGTCGGTTGTGGATCAGAAGCTGTCCTCTGAAATCCGTCATCTGCTCACACTTAAAGGTGGTGCTGGAAAGAAAGCACTGAGTTTAAAAGCAAAATCCATGAAGGCCAAGCCAAAATCAGTTTCAGAGACTTCTGCTGCTGCCTTAGCTGTTACAGACCTTTCTGATGATTCTGATTTTGATGAAGAAGCGGCACTGAAATACTAtaaagaaatggaagagaaacaaaaattaaagagaaagaaagaagaaaatagtacCGAAGAACAGGCTCTTGAAGATCAAAATGCAAAGAGAGCCATTACTTATCAGATTGCTAAAAATAGGGGACTTACACCTAGGAGAAAGAAGATTGATCGGAATCCCAGAGTGAAACACCGGGAGAAGTTCAGAAAAGCCAAAATTCGCAGAAGAGGCCAGGTTCGTGAAGTTCGTAGGGAAGAGCAACGTTATACTGGTGAACTTTCTGGCATTCGTGCAGGAGTTAAAA